From the genome of Neomonachus schauinslandi chromosome 5, ASM220157v2, whole genome shotgun sequence, one region includes:
- the LOC110587832 gene encoding fibrous sheath CABYR-binding protein-like encodes MELSRNNVEETRKHTGLGRCRHFFWLGVVFDTVGATLLFTGVFAHLLFYDLLLYLGSIIIFFSLLWWVFWYTGNIELTAEESLKRPFHVPSSTMVGALSHRLSLTFCNVSTTLTRIRRRCGPRTFLLRPASLSMTVTARLENQLEKEDQGKDGPTGAQESGDVQNLGSEDLGPKPEAVRSSEGVRSPGPDAGSRGPEAGLPGLVKGSFFTPDQPRPPAVLPSRSLPVIPSASTRQPLAVRVSRSQPAGTLASAGQPAASLASASQPALSVASESQPAVPLSSLTQPTVIPASQSQTAVSVASQSQPFVPVASQDHSLVSAASQVHPLVPLPAQSNLQVLLASQSHPLVSVAAQSQLQVPLASQSQLENLPPTSQTPSSGAQASQLEALATPVSLIQLRSSQSFQTQPVDLRVSLAVHDFQAFYHSRQTLQSISSVQEIAPSPSAPVQEFQRKPLAQAFETPPPGGQELSQEFPATASPPHESQAPASQAQRSVSPESTPTAASEKTSRPP; translated from the coding sequence ATGGAGCTTTCAAGAAACAACGTCGAGGAGACCAGGAAGCACACGGGCCTCGGGCGTTGCAGGCATTTCTTCTGGCTGGGCGTGGTCTTCGACACGGTGGGCGCGACCCTGCTGTTCACCGGGGTCTTCGCGCACCTGCTCTTCTACGACCTGCTGCTCTACCTGGGttccatcatcatcttcttcagcCTGCTGTGGTGGGTCTTCTGGTACACCGGCAACATCGAACTGACTGCTGAAGAGTCCTTGAAGAGGCCCTTCCACGTGCCCTCTTCCACCATGGTGGGCGCGCTGAGCCACCgcctctctctcaccttctgcAATGTGTCCACCACCTTGACGCGGATCCGGCGGCGCTGCGGTCCCAGGACGTTCCTTCTTAGACCTGCTTCTCTGAGTATGACCGTCACGGCCCGGCTCGAAAACCAGCTGGAGAAGGAAGACCAGGGCAAAGACGGACCGACAGGTGCCCAGGAGAGCGGCGACGTGCAAAACCTGGGCAGCGAGGACCTGGGCCCCAAACCTGAAGCTGTCCGAAGTTCAGAGGGAGTTCGCTCCCCGGGCCCTGATGCTGGGTCTCGGGGCCCCGAGGCTGGGCTGCCAGGGCTTGTGAAAGGATCGTTTTTCACTCCAGACCAGCCTCGGCCCCCAGCCGTCCTCCCCTCCAGGAGCCTGCCTGTAATCCCCTCTGCCTCTACTCGCCAGCCTCTAGCCGTGCGTGTTTCCAGGAGCCAGCCGGCGGGCACTCTTGCCTCTGCAGGCCAGCCGGCTGCCTCCTTGGCTTCTGCCAGTCAGCCTGCGCTCAGTGTTGCCTCTGAGAGTCAGCCTGCTGTCCCCTTGTCCTCGTTGACTCAACCTACAGTCATCCCTGCCTCTCAGAGCCAGACTGCAGTGTCTGTGGCCTCTCAGAGCCAGCCCTTTGTGCCTGTGGCCTCTCAGGACCACTCCTTGGTTTCCGCGGCCTCTCAGGTCCATCCCCTGGTGCCATTGCCTGCACAGAGCAACCTCCAGGTCCTTTTGGCCTCTCAAAGCCACCCCCTGGTGTCTGTGGCCGCACAGAGCCAACTCCAAGTCCCACTAGCCTCACAGAGCCAGCTGGAGAATCTTCCTCCTACCTCTCAAACTCCATCTTCAGGTGCTCAGGCTTCCCAATTGGAGGCCCTGGCCACCCCTGTGTCTCTGATCCAGCTCCGATCGTCCCAGTCTTTTCAGACCCAACCTGTGGACCTGCGGGTCTCCCTTGCTGTCCATGACTTTCAGGCCTTCTATCACAGCCGACAGACCCTCCAGAGCATCTCTTCGGTCCAAGAGATTGCTCCCAGCCCGTCCGCGCCTGTCCAGGAGTTTCAGAGGAAGCCACTTGCACAGGCTTTTGAGACTCCGCCACCAGGGGGCCAGGAGCTAAGTCAGGAATTCCCTGCCACCGCGTCCCCACCCCATGAGTCCCAGGCTCCAGCTTCTCAGGCCCAGCGATCAGTGTCTCCTGAGAGC